The following proteins are co-located in the Leptolyngbya sp. 'hensonii' genome:
- a CDS encoding phosphoribulokinase has translation MPQRPIILGIVGDSAAGKTTLTRGITQVFGEENVTAICTDDYHRYDRRQRAELGITALHPDCNHLDIMQQHLSLLRTGQPILKPVYSHKTGTFEAPVYVKPNKFVIVEGLLGYSTRGARDCYDVKVYLAPPEALRAKWKVKRDTMKRGYTEAEVLAEMAKREPDSEQFIRPQRRWADLVVTFYPPETELDESNSHLNVRLVLRPTIPHPDFTEILNPGTATAEPAVRLELDRDMGKPVDVLEVDGHATKEQVRELEHVICNDAPNLVGFCSKDGNPELGKITGTTGETLQSYPLALTQLLIAYHMLRAIHQ, from the coding sequence ATGCCTCAGCGCCCCATTATCCTTGGCATTGTTGGTGACAGTGCAGCCGGTAAAACCACGCTGACCAGAGGCATTACTCAGGTTTTTGGCGAGGAGAATGTAACTGCTATCTGTACGGATGATTATCATCGGTACGATCGTCGTCAGCGTGCCGAACTGGGTATTACAGCCCTGCATCCGGATTGTAACCATCTTGATATTATGCAGCAGCATCTGTCGCTGTTGCGGACAGGTCAGCCTATCCTGAAGCCAGTCTACAGCCATAAAACGGGCACGTTTGAGGCACCTGTCTATGTCAAGCCCAATAAATTTGTCATTGTTGAAGGGCTGCTGGGGTATTCCACACGGGGAGCCCGGGATTGCTACGATGTTAAAGTTTATCTGGCTCCCCCCGAGGCTTTGCGGGCGAAGTGGAAAGTGAAGCGAGATACGATGAAGCGAGGCTATACGGAAGCCGAGGTTCTGGCTGAAATGGCTAAACGGGAGCCAGACTCAGAGCAATTCATTCGGCCTCAGCGCCGCTGGGCTGATCTGGTCGTCACCTTTTATCCACCGGAGACTGAGCTGGATGAGAGTAACTCCCATTTAAATGTGCGTCTGGTTTTAAGGCCAACGATTCCCCATCCAGACTTTACCGAAATTTTGAATCCGGGGACTGCGACTGCTGAACCGGCTGTGCGCCTGGAACTCGATCGGGATATGGGGAAACCGGTGGATGTTCTGGAAGTGGATGGCCATGCGACTAAAGAGCAGGTGCGAGAGTTGGAGCATGTGATTTGCAATGATGCCCCTAATTTGGTGGGATTTTGCAGCAAGGATGGGAATCCGGAACTGGGTAAAATCACGGGTACAACGGGTGAAACGCTGCAAAGTTACCCTCTCGCCCTGACGCAATTGTTAATTGCTTATCACATGTTGAGGGCGATTCATCAGTAA
- a CDS encoding AAA family ATPase — MGSGYFGDYEDIPEHRNTQGQSLLKSGWRPLSRDLDLGFLTQLVLNDPMELTRKTLDLVSDLANTLGRRDHTWWANLLNVFSENTRYEIDEYWDYITPAPPGPDYRYKDTLSTETPINQKVSRNHIPIEYVLSRLQEITVLKVLDILGRPDIITQTFGERHFYYPVGRFIDWNRLESLGTLLAYWSEYHIWLQITNGSWGRRRYMLIAKELAPLVNKATYNLAVMLSGYQSRVGQVQSLYPLRSFPTDIQSFTDQVQQAILSQNQLAVLVHGEPGTGKTAWTQAVASEILVSLRYVIFILDHDAVENFVPPNYLERICLIINEADNLAQDRATEIAQRSNKTEHILSLLDGTLYQSVVEASGIQADQRLVVLMTCNTTERLDPAMLRKGRVDLMYEFTHKFV, encoded by the coding sequence ATGGGATCGGGATATTTTGGTGATTACGAAGACATTCCAGAGCATCGCAACACGCAGGGCCAGAGCTTGCTCAAGTCTGGCTGGCGTCCCTTAAGTCGAGATCTGGATCTGGGATTTTTAACCCAGTTGGTGTTGAACGATCCGATGGAGTTGACCCGAAAAACTCTGGATCTGGTGAGTGATCTTGCTAATACCCTGGGGCGGCGAGACCATACCTGGTGGGCTAACCTGCTCAATGTTTTCTCAGAGAATACTCGCTATGAAATTGATGAGTACTGGGATTACATCACGCCAGCCCCACCTGGTCCTGATTACCGTTATAAAGATACCCTCAGTACAGAAACTCCGATTAACCAAAAAGTGAGCCGGAATCATATTCCGATCGAGTATGTCTTGAGTCGGCTGCAGGAAATTACTGTCCTCAAAGTTCTGGATATCTTGGGGCGTCCCGATATCATTACGCAGACTTTCGGCGAACGTCACTTTTACTATCCAGTGGGGCGGTTTATTGACTGGAATCGCCTGGAAAGTTTGGGGACGCTTCTGGCTTACTGGTCGGAGTACCACATCTGGCTGCAAATCACGAATGGCAGTTGGGGACGGCGCAGATACATGCTGATTGCGAAGGAACTGGCCCCTCTTGTGAATAAAGCGACCTATAACTTGGCAGTCATGTTGAGTGGGTACCAAAGTCGGGTGGGCCAGGTTCAGAGTCTCTATCCCTTACGCTCCTTTCCAACTGATATCCAGAGTTTTACAGATCAGGTACAGCAGGCTATTCTCAGCCAGAACCAGCTTGCTGTCTTGGTGCATGGGGAGCCAGGAACCGGAAAAACTGCCTGGACACAAGCGGTGGCCTCAGAAATCCTGGTGTCCTTACGATATGTTATTTTCATTCTTGACCATGATGCGGTGGAAAACTTTGTACCCCCTAACTACCTGGAACGAATTTGTTTAATCATTAACGAGGCTGATAATTTGGCTCAAGACCGGGCAACTGAAATTGCCCAGCGCAGTAATAAGACTGAACATATTCTCAGTCTGTTGGATGGAACCCTTTACCAGAGTGTTGTCGAAGCATCTGGTATTCAGGCAGACCAGCGTCTGGTTGTGCTGATGACCTGTAACACAACAGAGCGCTTGGATCCAGCTATGCTTCGTAAAGGACGGGTTGACCTGATGTATGAATTCACCCACAAATTCGTTTAA
- a CDS encoding quinone-dependent dihydroorotate dehydrogenase, translating into MNLYQFSTQAILFDGLQMDPEWVHQQVMQVLSRLDRAEQPSSRWFRGRLAQLLCLNHPRLSQDCWGLTVPNPVGLAAGFDKDGLAAGIWSDLGFGFTELGTVTFQAQPGNPRPRLFRLPDDDAALNRMGFNNRGAMAMAERLSVRCNAQNSAEAGIQAGENSQVGTGKFATPVGINLGKSKVTSLEEATQDYVSSFRLLQPWGDYFVVNVSSPNTPGLRSLQAVEQLEPILLGLQQENSQHKPLLVKIAPDLEWDEIAAIVDLAQRHRLAGVIATNTTIRREGLKTQILAATGQSLQEESGGISGAPLRQRSTEIIRFIRQQTGGKLMIVGVGGIFTAEHAWEKIVAGASLVQVYTGWIYRGPWMVRQILAGLLQKLDQQGMGSIAEAVGSEASCDVN; encoded by the coding sequence TTGAATCTCTATCAGTTCAGTACTCAGGCAATTCTGTTTGATGGATTACAGATGGATCCAGAGTGGGTGCATCAGCAGGTGATGCAGGTGCTGAGTCGTCTCGATCGGGCGGAGCAACCCAGCAGTCGCTGGTTCCGGGGCCGATTGGCGCAGCTTCTGTGTCTGAACCACCCCCGCTTAAGCCAGGACTGTTGGGGGTTGACGGTACCTAATCCGGTGGGTCTGGCTGCTGGATTTGACAAAGATGGTCTGGCTGCTGGTATCTGGTCTGATCTGGGGTTTGGGTTTACTGAACTGGGTACGGTCACGTTCCAGGCCCAGCCCGGTAATCCTCGACCCCGGCTGTTTCGACTGCCCGATGATGATGCTGCCCTGAACCGGATGGGGTTCAACAATCGGGGGGCTATGGCCATGGCAGAGAGGCTCAGTGTCCGATGCAATGCCCAGAACTCCGCCGAGGCAGGGATTCAGGCTGGGGAAAATTCACAGGTCGGAACAGGAAAATTTGCTACTCCGGTAGGAATCAATCTGGGTAAGTCGAAGGTGACATCCCTGGAGGAAGCAACCCAGGATTATGTGAGTAGCTTTCGCTTACTGCAACCGTGGGGGGATTATTTCGTGGTGAATGTCAGTTCTCCCAATACCCCAGGTCTGCGATCGCTCCAGGCTGTAGAACAGTTGGAGCCAATCCTATTGGGGTTACAACAGGAAAACTCACAACATAAACCGTTATTGGTCAAGATCGCACCGGACCTGGAATGGGATGAGATTGCTGCTATTGTGGATCTGGCTCAACGCCATCGCCTGGCTGGGGTGATTGCCACGAATACAACCATTCGGCGGGAGGGGTTGAAGACCCAGATTCTGGCAGCAACGGGCCAGAGCCTTCAGGAAGAGTCTGGCGGGATTAGTGGTGCACCCCTACGGCAACGATCGACTGAGATCATTCGTTTTATTCGTCAGCAAACTGGGGGAAAGTTAATGATTGTGGGGGTGGGCGGTATCTTCACGGCAGAGCATGCCTGGGAGAAAATTGTCGCTGGAGCCAGTCTAGTGCAGGTCTATACGGGTTGGATTTATAGGGGGCCTTGGATGGTGCGTCAGATCCTGGCTGGACTCCTACAAAAATTGGATCAGCAGGGCATGGGGTCGATTGCCGAGGCGGTGGGTTCAGAAGCATCGTGCGATGTCAACTGA
- the gmk gene encoding guanylate kinase: MGLGRLIVLTGPSGVGKGTLLRSLLKRHPELYLSISVTTRAPRPSEVDGQHYYFVTRTQFERMVANNELLEWAEFAGNCYGTPREPVENQIAQGKWVILEIELEGARQIRRTFPEALRMFILPPSLGELEYRIRNRAQDSEDAIAQRLQRARAEVEAADEFDIQIVNDEFEAALNRIEAALFTPVNV; encoded by the coding sequence ATGGGATTGGGGAGGCTAATTGTTTTAACTGGGCCTAGTGGTGTTGGCAAGGGAACCTTGCTGAGATCGCTCTTGAAACGCCATCCAGAGCTCTATCTTTCCATTTCTGTGACGACACGCGCCCCTCGTCCCAGTGAGGTGGATGGACAGCACTACTACTTTGTGACGCGGACTCAGTTTGAGCGAATGGTGGCCAATAATGAATTGCTGGAATGGGCGGAGTTTGCTGGCAACTGCTATGGCACCCCTCGCGAACCTGTCGAAAACCAGATTGCTCAGGGCAAGTGGGTGATTCTGGAGATCGAGCTGGAAGGAGCCCGTCAGATTCGCCGTACCTTTCCTGAAGCTTTGCGGATGTTTATTCTTCCGCCTTCCCTGGGTGAGTTAGAGTATCGGATTCGCAATCGGGCCCAGGATTCGGAGGATGCGATCGCGCAACGACTGCAACGGGCTAGAGCAGAGGTCGAGGCAGCAGATGAATTCGATATCCAGATTGTCAATGATGAGTTTGAAGCTGCTTTGAATCGAATCGAAGCAGCGCTGTTTACGCCTGTGAATGTGTAA
- the remA gene encoding extracellular matrix/biofilm regulator RemA, whose protein sequence is MDIKLINIGFGNIVSANRVVAIVSPESAPIKRVISDARDRGQLIDATYGRRTRAVIIADSGHIILSAIQPETVANRFIISKDLPGSED, encoded by the coding sequence ATGGATATTAAGCTGATCAATATCGGTTTTGGCAATATTGTGTCGGCTAACCGAGTTGTCGCGATCGTTAGCCCAGAGTCTGCACCGATTAAACGAGTGATCAGTGATGCCCGCGATCGTGGGCAACTGATCGATGCGACCTATGGTCGGCGCACGCGAGCTGTTATCATTGCGGATTCCGGTCACATCATTCTTTCTGCTATTCAACCGGAAACAGTTGCCAATCGATTCATTATCAGCAAGGATCTACCCGGAAGTGAAGACTGA
- a CDS encoding Tic22 family protein, with protein MKALVRWGVTASIIGSTLVSSALVGAMRVLALPEDQIVQKLRPVPVFAIANSQGSPLVASPPNGQQGSPVAGVFISQKDAQAFLDALKTKNPALAKDVKVVPVSLGEVYQLGQSSKNKPERLDFQYVPMEQQVKSALTLLQQGGQQVSQFNGVPLFLARAGKDKGYLTIQRGNEQVIPLFFKKEELQNMLERFKQQQPDLAATIDIQVVNLEGVIQTLQTSNNPQLGQIVLIPPQESVEYIRALQPAQGQGQNPPKPQAPAPQSAPKK; from the coding sequence ATGAAAGCACTTGTACGTTGGGGAGTAACCGCCAGCATTATCGGCAGTACCCTGGTTAGTTCCGCTCTGGTTGGCGCGATGCGTGTGCTGGCCCTACCAGAAGACCAGATTGTCCAGAAGCTAAGACCAGTGCCGGTGTTTGCTATTGCCAACTCCCAGGGGTCTCCTCTGGTTGCCTCTCCCCCGAATGGACAGCAGGGTTCTCCTGTTGCGGGTGTATTTATCAGTCAGAAGGATGCACAGGCCTTCCTGGATGCTTTGAAGACGAAGAATCCTGCCCTGGCTAAAGATGTGAAGGTTGTGCCTGTCTCTCTGGGTGAGGTCTACCAGTTGGGACAGTCCAGCAAGAACAAGCCGGAGCGCTTGGACTTCCAGTATGTGCCGATGGAGCAGCAGGTGAAGTCAGCGCTGACCCTTCTCCAGCAGGGGGGGCAGCAGGTGTCCCAGTTCAACGGGGTGCCGTTGTTTTTGGCCCGAGCTGGGAAAGATAAGGGCTATTTGACTATTCAGAGAGGGAATGAGCAGGTGATTCCGCTCTTTTTCAAGAAGGAAGAACTCCAAAATATGTTGGAGCGCTTTAAGCAACAACAGCCTGATCTGGCTGCCACGATCGACATTCAGGTGGTAAATCTGGAGGGTGTGATTCAAACCCTCCAGACTAGCAACAATCCTCAGTTGGGTCAGATTGTTCTGATTCCTCCTCAGGAGTCGGTTGAGTATATTCGGGCGCTCCAACCTGCCCAGGGTCAGGGACAGAATCCACCCAAGCCACAGGCTCCCGCTCCTCAATCTGCTCCCAAGAAGTAG
- a CDS encoding type II secretion system protein — MKTNHLNRGFSLLELLIVLFIMGVAATITVPPWLGFMNTQRLNASQDRIYWAMRIAQSNAMKDKITWQVSFRQVQDRLQWAIHPATSSKVSLALLEWQELSHIRIDTRETTLDCSKKSCQGIENIWRVQFNDKGNTNGQLGRITLASKQGGRTRRCIIVSTLIGNIRTGKDHTVPDTEKRYCY, encoded by the coding sequence ATGAAGACAAATCACCTCAACCGGGGTTTCTCCCTCCTGGAACTGCTAATTGTGTTGTTTATCATGGGAGTCGCAGCCACAATCACAGTTCCCCCCTGGTTAGGATTCATGAATACTCAGCGTTTAAACGCCAGCCAGGACCGCATTTACTGGGCTATGCGGATAGCCCAAAGCAATGCCATGAAGGATAAAATCACCTGGCAGGTCAGTTTTCGCCAGGTTCAGGACAGACTTCAGTGGGCCATTCATCCGGCAACCTCCAGCAAGGTTTCCCTGGCTCTCCTGGAATGGCAGGAACTGTCACACATCCGCATAGATACTAGGGAAACCACCTTGGATTGCTCCAAGAAGAGTTGCCAGGGCATCGAAAATATCTGGCGGGTCCAATTTAACGACAAAGGAAATACCAACGGGCAATTAGGACGCATCACGCTGGCTTCTAAGCAAGGGGGCAGGACAAGACGTTGCATTATTGTTTCTACCCTGATCGGCAACATCCGGACCGGCAAAGACCACACTGTTCCCGACACAGAAAAACGGTATTGCTACTGA
- a CDS encoding PAS domain-containing sensor histidine kinase, with protein MTTHKPGDQGLIKSGELFKQQPEELLRLLLEYSPSAIAILDLNLCYLVVSQKWLQSCGLSDPVLLIGQSHCDKFPRLDQEDPAIYERCLAGVSVSGEGELILAPTRLPDWVKWQIYPWHDGKSQVGGLIITIEVGADMHQRSTLSVQQSALYRQVQQLNIDLEHQVHERTSQLRQVLNFEAMLKRITDKVRDSLDENQILQSAVKELTLGLNVGCCNSALYNLDQGASTICYEYTTSMPAYQGRVAQMGDYPEIYDQLLQGNYFQFCSIAPNPHRGRVAMLACPIFDNQGVLGDLWLINHEDYIFKEFEIRLVQQVANQCAIAIRQARLYQAAQAQVQELEKLNRLKDDFLSTVSHELRTPVSNMKMAIHMLRVAPTPDRRERYLEILQAECAREADLINDLLDLQRLEAASYPLSEDVIHLEDWLSTIIEPFIVRTQNFQQQLQIDLAQGLPPIKTHSPSLMRILVELLNNACKYTPAGGQIILAIVAQQPNQPIYRVSRSIHMAETNVDHWPAQFQFTLKNQAQIPPGELPRIFEKFYRIPNSDPWKQGGTGLGLALVQKLVEQLQGDLQVESREGWTTFTLKFLF; from the coding sequence ATGACCACTCATAAGCCCGGGGATCAGGGCCTTATCAAATCTGGGGAGTTGTTTAAACAGCAGCCTGAAGAATTATTGCGCTTGCTTCTGGAGTATTCTCCCTCTGCGATCGCGATTCTGGATCTTAATCTTTGCTATCTCGTTGTCAGTCAGAAATGGCTTCAGAGTTGTGGATTGAGTGACCCTGTTCTTTTGATTGGTCAATCCCATTGTGATAAGTTTCCTCGCCTCGATCAGGAAGACCCGGCAATTTATGAACGCTGTCTGGCAGGGGTGTCTGTTTCAGGAGAAGGAGAACTGATCTTGGCACCGACCCGATTACCCGATTGGGTGAAATGGCAGATTTATCCCTGGCATGATGGTAAAAGCCAGGTCGGGGGCTTAATCATCACCATCGAGGTCGGGGCTGACATGCATCAACGATCGACCCTTTCAGTGCAGCAATCGGCGTTATATCGCCAGGTCCAGCAACTGAATATTGACCTGGAACATCAGGTCCATGAGAGGACTAGCCAACTGCGGCAGGTGCTGAATTTTGAGGCCATGCTAAAACGCATCACAGATAAGGTGCGGGATAGTCTGGATGAAAATCAGATTTTACAGAGTGCCGTCAAAGAGTTAACCCTAGGATTAAATGTTGGCTGCTGTAATTCAGCCCTCTACAACCTGGATCAGGGAGCTTCCACGATTTGCTACGAATACACGACATCGATGCCTGCTTACCAGGGGCGGGTGGCGCAAATGGGGGATTACCCGGAGATTTATGATCAACTATTGCAGGGAAATTATTTCCAGTTTTGCTCGATAGCACCCAATCCCCATCGGGGGCGGGTTGCGATGCTGGCCTGTCCTATTTTTGATAATCAGGGTGTTCTGGGGGATCTCTGGCTGATTAACCATGAAGACTATATCTTCAAGGAATTTGAGATTCGTTTGGTTCAGCAGGTGGCGAACCAATGTGCGATCGCGATTCGGCAGGCCAGACTCTATCAGGCAGCTCAGGCTCAGGTGCAAGAGTTAGAGAAATTGAATCGGCTCAAGGATGATTTTCTGAGCACAGTTTCCCATGAATTACGCACCCCTGTTTCCAATATGAAAATGGCCATTCACATGTTACGAGTGGCTCCCACGCCAGATCGACGAGAACGTTACTTGGAGATTTTACAGGCTGAGTGTGCCCGGGAAGCAGATTTGATCAATGATCTGTTAGATTTGCAACGGCTGGAGGCTGCTTCCTATCCGCTGTCGGAAGATGTGATTCACCTGGAAGATTGGCTGTCTACGATTATTGAACCCTTTATTGTCCGGACACAAAACTTTCAGCAGCAGTTACAGATTGACTTGGCCCAGGGGTTACCCCCGATTAAAACCCATAGTCCCAGCCTGATGCGGATTCTGGTCGAGTTGTTGAACAATGCCTGCAAATATACCCCAGCGGGGGGCCAAATTATTCTGGCTATTGTGGCCCAACAACCCAATCAGCCCATTTACAGGGTTAGTCGATCGATCCATATGGCAGAAACCAATGTTGATCATTGGCCTGCCCAATTCCAGTTCACCCTGAAAAACCAGGCCCAGATTCCGCCTGGAGAACTGCCGCGTATCTTCGAGAAGTTCTACCGGATTCCCAACTCCGATCCCTGGAAGCAGGGGGGGACAGGCCTGGGATTGGCTCTGGTGCAAAAATTGGTAGAGCAACTCCAGGGAGATTTGCAAGTGGAGAGTCGTGAGGGGTGGACGACTTTTACCCTGAAATTTTTATTTTGA
- a CDS encoding pyridoxal phosphate-dependent aminotransferase, giving the protein MTLAIDTKAKAMKAEGVDICSFSAGEPDFPTPAHIVAAAQAALAEGKTRYGPAAGEPRLRQAIAHLLQTDYNLCYGAENIIVTNGGKHSLYNLMLALLNSGDEVIIPAPYWLSYPEMVKLADGVPICVPTDASTGYKITPDQIRQATTSRTRLFILNSPSNPTGMVYTPEEIRAIAEVIIELDLLVISDEIYSKILYDGVQHLSIGAVGPEIYERTFISSGFAKAYSMTGWRIGYLAGPVEIIKAAATIQGHSTSNVCTFAQYGAIAALESPQDCVEEMRLAFAERRQVMYERLNAIPGIACAKPDGAFYMFANIGKTGLTSLEFCDKLLDAQQVAVIPGVAFGADDHIRLSYATDMTTINRGMDRLTAFMQTIL; this is encoded by the coding sequence TTGACACTTGCGATCGATACCAAAGCTAAGGCCATGAAGGCGGAGGGGGTCGATATTTGCAGTTTCAGTGCTGGAGAACCAGACTTTCCCACCCCAGCCCATATTGTGGCTGCAGCGCAGGCGGCTTTGGCCGAAGGCAAGACTCGCTACGGCCCGGCTGCTGGGGAACCCAGGCTCAGACAGGCGATTGCCCACCTACTGCAGACCGATTACAATCTTTGCTACGGGGCTGAAAATATTATTGTCACTAATGGCGGCAAGCATTCTCTCTACAACCTGATGCTGGCCTTGCTGAATTCGGGCGATGAGGTGATCATTCCAGCGCCCTACTGGCTCAGTTATCCAGAAATGGTGAAATTGGCGGATGGGGTGCCGATTTGTGTGCCGACGGATGCCTCAACCGGCTATAAAATCACTCCTGATCAGATTCGACAAGCTACCACATCCCGGACTCGCCTGTTCATCCTCAACTCGCCCTCCAATCCGACGGGGATGGTCTACACCCCCGAGGAGATTCGAGCCATTGCTGAGGTCATCATTGAATTGGATCTGCTGGTGATTTCCGATGAAATCTACAGCAAAATTTTATACGACGGGGTTCAACATCTGAGTATTGGTGCGGTGGGACCGGAGATCTATGAGCGTACCTTTATTAGTAGTGGCTTTGCTAAGGCTTACTCCATGACCGGTTGGCGCATCGGTTACCTGGCGGGACCAGTCGAGATCATCAAAGCAGCCGCGACCATCCAAGGGCACAGTACGTCCAACGTCTGTACTTTTGCCCAGTACGGGGCGATCGCAGCCCTGGAATCTCCCCAGGATTGTGTGGAAGAAATGCGGCTGGCCTTTGCCGAGCGGCGGCAGGTGATGTATGAGCGGCTGAATGCTATTCCTGGCATTGCCTGTGCCAAGCCTGATGGCGCTTTCTATATGTTTGCCAACATTGGCAAGACGGGGCTGACTTCCCTGGAATTTTGCGACAAGCTCCTGGATGCTCAACAGGTGGCTGTGATTCCTGGTGTGGCTTTTGGAGCCGATGATCACATCCGCCTGTCCTATGCGACGGATATGACCACTATTAATCGGGGGATGGATCGCCTGACAGCGTTCATGCAGACGATCCTCTAA
- the prmC gene encoding peptide chain release factor N(5)-glutamine methyltransferase, with amino-acid sequence MVSGRDLWQWRAQALATAAAFQIPGMEVDWLLQSLSNLDRLSLRLESFRDWPQVELHISLAELEERWQQRVQQRVPVQYLAGRTSWRDFELRVSPAVLIPRPETEQIIDLAIAAAQESGVSDLTCGHWADLGTGSGAIALGLARAFPKAIIHAVDMSHAALAVAQANADLLGLGDRIRFYQGSWLDPLLPYQGQMSGLIANPPYIPSHLIPTLQPEVACHEPHLALDGGEDGLDCIRSLIQSGSIYLRSGGIWLTEMMAGQAEGVASLLHRQGSYCQIRVCSDLAGFERFALAYRC; translated from the coding sequence GTGGTTTCAGGTCGAGACTTGTGGCAGTGGCGGGCTCAGGCTCTGGCCACTGCCGCTGCTTTTCAGATTCCAGGTATGGAGGTTGATTGGCTCCTGCAGTCCCTTTCTAATCTGGATCGGTTATCCCTCCGCCTGGAATCTTTTAGAGATTGGCCCCAGGTTGAGTTACACATTTCCCTGGCCGAGTTAGAGGAGCGCTGGCAGCAACGGGTGCAGCAGCGGGTACCAGTGCAATACCTGGCAGGCAGAACATCCTGGCGTGACTTTGAACTCAGGGTGTCTCCGGCTGTCCTGATTCCCCGCCCGGAAACTGAGCAGATCATTGATCTGGCGATCGCTGCAGCCCAGGAAAGTGGAGTCTCGGATCTGACCTGTGGACATTGGGCCGATCTGGGGACGGGCAGCGGGGCGATTGCCCTTGGTCTGGCCCGCGCTTTCCCCAAGGCCATCATCCACGCAGTTGATATGAGTCATGCGGCTCTGGCTGTGGCCCAGGCCAACGCTGATTTGTTGGGGTTGGGAGATCGGATTAGATTTTATCAGGGGTCTTGGCTCGATCCTCTGCTTCCTTACCAGGGCCAGATGAGTGGCTTGATCGCGAACCCCCCTTATATTCCCAGTCATTTGATTCCTACACTGCAACCGGAAGTGGCCTGTCACGAGCCCCATTTGGCTCTGGACGGAGGGGAAGATGGCCTCGACTGTATTCGCAGCCTGATTCAGTCCGGATCAATTTATTTGAGATCAGGGGGAATTTGGTTAACAGAAATGATGGCGGGGCAGGCTGAGGGGGTTGCCTCCCTGCTGCATCGCCAAGGGAGCTATTGCCAGATCCGAGTCTGCTCTGATCTGGCAGGTTTTGAACGTTTTGCGCTAGCCTATCGATGTTAG